A part of Ptychodera flava strain L36383 chromosome 11, AS_Pfla_20210202, whole genome shotgun sequence genomic DNA contains:
- the LOC139143760 gene encoding uncharacterized protein, with translation METWVKGVIIAVAVTVVLIVLFVPLGYGYINYYEFGFTRQRSTGKVYTHELYTEGRHYIGIDYAFIKYPSFAQNVLIKNLTVFTQDSEELKLYISFQYFIREDEAALLHRKYSKGYTPTLYARARDAILKAATEIHSSEFWLERDVAESKLKDALQIELGGECCEKDCILLSEGCRTDCRRYDFCSEERKGMFMYVKYMQLLRVDLSPTLTTENLSNAKSEVRAKGAVYDQEVAVVEKEIEREVQIILNQAEEIRENGSSHASLIRQQAEAEARATIDVAHRQGISRVFSYLGIRTVEHKASFMYLRTLKYKQDLYLSVDFNQLTMSSNIAVVPNDVDKNVENI, from the exons ATGGAGACCTGGGTGAAGGGTGTTATCATCGCAGTAGCTGTTACTGTGGTTTTAATCGTTTTATTCGTACCTCTCGGTTACGGATACATTAACTACTATGAG TTTGGTTTCACCAGACAGAGATCGACTGGCAAAGTGTACACCCACGAGCTGTACACGGAGGGACGCCACTACATCGGAATCGACTACGCTTTCATCAAGTACCCCTCCTTTGCTCAAAATGTGTTGATCAAAAATCTGACAGTCTTCACACAGGACAGCGAAGAA CTGAAACTCTATATTTCGTTCCAGTACTTTATAAGAGAGGACGAAGCGGCTTTGCTCCATAGGAAATACTCGAAAGGGTATACTCCTACATTATACGCAAGGGCGAGAGACGCCATACTGAAAGCGGCGACAGAAATCCACTCCTCCGAGTTCTGGTTGGAGAGAGACGTCGCTGAAAGCAAACTGAAGGATGCCCTCCAGATAGAACTTGGCGGAGAATGTTGTGAGAAGGACTGCATACTGTTATCGGAAG GCTGTCGTACAGACTGCAGACGATACGATTTCTGTAGCGAGGAGCGAAAAGGAATGTTCATGTATGTCAAATACATGCAGTTACTACGCGTCGACCTGAGCCCAACACTGACAACTGAGAACCTGTCCAACGCGAAAAGCGAAGTACGTGCAAAAGGCGCAGTGTACGACCAAGAAGTTGCGGTGGTAGAGAAGGAGATAGAGAGGGAG GTGCAAATCATATTGAACCAAGCAGAAGAAATAAGAGAAAACGGCTCGTCGCATGCGTCCCTGATACGCCAGCAAGCTGAAGCGGAAGCCAGGGCGACAATTGATGTTGCCCATCGGCAGGGGATCAGCAGAGTTTTCAGCTATCTCGGCATCAGAACCGTCGAACACAAAGCTTCTTTCATGTATCTTAGGACCCTTAAGTACAAACAGGACCTCTATTTGAGTGTCGATTTCAACCAGTTGACTATGTCATCAAATATTGCGGTGGTCCCGAATGACGTagacaaaaatgttgaaaatatttaa